ctggggtttcaggtgttagctgggtgtctgtcaccttttcaaaacactttcggagagtggcatctgccttttgctcttggccaaatttgctgtctgtggttaaggtttctgccacagcttcgggactaccctcatctgctccagcctcgggctctttagtacccccctgaactgtccccgtggtagcttgtgagcgtgtaatcactagcacccgtttcacatgttcagccaggtcatttcccacgagcacggctgctggcagagtcgatgaaatcgctagccgccaaactcccctccagccttgaaagctcacaggtacctcagctactggcagtgagatcacctgcccctcaatccctgccaccttcaggctctcatttgggattatatacttcctaggaataatatctggatggcacagggtcacctgggaacaagtatcccttagccccctatactgatggtcaagtattcctacgtccacccctgcggtctcaaacaattgcgaatctgtcctcactagtaagcagcgcttgacctccacaagaggaccattttccccagcctgatcagcagatgtaactggtccagattgagtagccatggcaacaggctccctcagtggcaaggagctttgctctgtctggacacagaacacagcttttggcttggttccactcaaatcatgaggcaaatttccctttagctgctttaatttctcacactctgagattagatggccctttccttgacagaaataacattttctgctgtacttggagtctttctcatctggttttggttttccctccaaaatctgaggtcttggtggtttcatgtctgagggcttcccttcaacatgggcccctcccccttgctggtttttccctggtccctgagagtacctgctgtaggtttctttgggcttacccacagatttcccctcagcacctaagggcttccttatttgggaaataaaatctgcgatctctgccgcttctgtcaccgatttaggtttcctctccctcacatggaactttagttccccatgcaggactgaataaaattgttccagcgctatcaggtctttgagctgctggaaggtctctgtcccctcctgagacagccatttctctagcaacctcaccagttgggcccccacttgggtaaaagtctgctctggtttttttgtgagtgacctgaatctttgcctcagctgttcagcatttatcccatgccgggcaaacaccagttttttaaactcagcgaagtccttcagcagttctactggcatctctgcatagacttctgccaggctgccactgatcaaagatcgcataatggtcatcttctcagtttcccttactgagaagtccacaaacgctctttccacgagggaaaagaacacctcagggcaatctcccttgtggtacacagggaatttcttcaggtcagttttagacaggctgccttccccattccctgggttcccctcattattattgttattcctatttccactcatcatctccagcttcttcagctcaaacgccattttttctaactccaactgtctctgtttctcttccctttcaaacgccattctttctaactcaaattgtctttgtttctccctttccctttcctgtttctcttccctggccatttcaaattgtctttgtttctcttccctttccatttcaaattgtctttgtttctcttccctttccatttcagatTGTCTTTgattctccttttccctttcctccatttccctcaccctcagttcatgctgttgggctaggagcattcttctgagttctgaggtcagttctcccgtgctctcatcctgcactgagccaaattcctcctcagaaccttggtctccctgtggttctctcacttcccccatttctgccatttggcttcgagtcaagggcataatcccccccagaacaggctgccttcaaaagtcacgcctcaaaataaaatgacgacttttttccttttgcctcagaaacagccttctatagactgctgctgtccctccagcaccaacttgcaactgttgccaggcagaatccaccccctctgctaggcctctcagcagacaggctagatcactgttacttcacgcagctttgcctcagccctttcccgccaaaacgggttgcctcagagctccctaatctagtcccccaatctgagtttgcacgttcttccactagcctacctccccgtgaggtaagcctagaagattacctacgcgccctcagattttccctgactagaccccccttgctctgggcacacttgccaaggctttgctggaccactggacaactggactagtcgtatcccaccgctgccaccaatcaatgtgacaaccccagacctactggagtatcccaccatgtaattatgctgccaccaaccattccctgtaaggagtcacacagaccaggaatggattttaacaaacaaaagaacaaggtttattgaaacaacaaacagggtaaataaaagaatcaggtaaataggaaactggaacgtggcatagtcctaatcatatacatacaacagattggttcccccagaacactttaaggtaacgcacagaccctgaacctatcagttctggctacctagatagaaacctgaacctatcaggtatgtactaactgacaaacagttgtacccagtctgacacacagactccaactcctcttctccacacaagctccaaatatatatacagtacagctcctcccccctgatgtcccgccttccactccccataggatggaactttccctccaaacccatgacagacaggtaccatcagtgctgtatgtgacactaaGTGAACAGACCCAAAAtacaattagattttttttctcctgagcaAAACTGTGCAATTATCTTTAGCCAATGTTTGTTTCACTTTTGTAATTTTGTTCCCACCATTATGAGCATAAACTAAAAATGTAATGTGCACATAGCATTATTATAAGTACAGTTGTGAAATCCATGCTATGCTTAGAGGAATTACTCTCATACACTAATCAAGCAATGGTTAACTTCTGCACTCTTTcatttttcccaccttttcttaaCTCTGATGCAGCATGGTACTTCTTTTACCATTACTACCATCTTCTATCTGTAGAATTACACTAAACAGCAGGCTTTTTTTGACCTTTCACTGATAATTTTGCATATAAGGTCACAAAGTCACTTAAACTATTAACCACTGGAGCAGTGTGCAATTAAGGTTGAAATCAAGGCTTAACTATGCAGCtatcttcttcctctatctcatTCCCTCATTATGGGACCTCATTTAAAGATGAGTAATTTACATTACTCTTAGCATcagtagggctttcaagttagTCCCTAACCATGTCTGTTAGCAAACACTCATTACTGTTCTGTAACAAAAGAAGCATTAATTCTGTCATTTTTTGTTTGCCATACCACCTCACTAGCAAAGCAGGATACCATCAGTGGGCTTGCATTTTTCCTCAAGCTTTCTAGCGAGAAATGGTGATAATTAGAAGAGGAAACTTTCACATGCTAATACATAAAGTGAGTGTAACAAAGCCTCAAACAAATTGCACTGACTGCTGCTCTAACTGAacaagtcttgtggcatcttaaagactagtaGGTTTTACTGACATAAGCTTTCAGCTCATTTCTTCAGatgaaaaaaatggaatgaaGTCCACAAAAGTAAATGCCAACAAAATTTGTGTGTCTTTAAAATGCGACAAGATTCCTTGTCGTTTCTACCTTGCAAGACATTTTGAGTCAGAAAATCAAAAATGGTGTGGTGTTTGCCCTTGCAGCCCCTGCTTGCCTTtgcctcacaaaggctcatgtcatgttttcttctcaccgtcaccagtggattacctcatccacaatataaatgacgtctgtcacttgtcttgtgaacagaaacagaacttatttactggagtgaagcagattgttataagttcttcagatacacattatacttaagcaattcatcaacagttctctcagtacatacttttctcttactatatcattaccaccttctctaccttattttcctaaccagctctatctctcagtctctgttccctctctctgattaaccagccctatctgactccttctcccgccaagcctcatgcaGCTGCCGACTCCGCCTCTCCAATCCTCTCATaagttcatgcaaatcagctcatgaatatgaatagcatgagtgacgtGAGCGATCACCACAAATGGCATATTCATTTACACTGCAAAACAAATTACCTTCAGTACCTAAGCCCTTGCAGCAAGAGTCTGGTAATCTTCCAAACAAGGTTCAGCCAAGGCAAGCCTTAATTATAGAATCTTCATTCAGAGTGTATGTTTTGTAGTTAATGACAATCTTTTTTATCCTGTAACAAACTTGCAACTTACACAAGATAAGAATTTGTAACCTGTGTTCTCAAAGCTGAGCTGCAGCTGAATGCTTCTTTTTATGGTGGATACTGTGAATACAGTATAAAATGCATACCCCCTACACACTTATTTGTTATTTTGTTCTGTGTTGcaaagtcagaactaacttacagcaactctaatagggctttcaaagtaaaaaagttgtttaaggagtagttttaccagttccactctcccagggAGATATCAACTCAAACATAAATGTATAACCAAAGTGAACAAATTCAAACATAAAAATATCTTAAGACACAGAAATACCTTCCCATCCAAAGGCTGGCCTGGCAAGAAGTAACAGATGATAGATCCTCTGCAGCTCCTTCTGAAGCATCCATCCGTGAAAGAACACCTGCTGCCTGACTTGTAATATCATTATAAAGCTGAATGAACTGATACAAGTTCATTATTCTTGACGCTTCAACAATTCCACTCGTCTTGTTTATCTAAATACAGATAAGGTTTAATGATTTTTTGCTTTTAACATCTCACCACTTGGTTTTAATATGTGcttataaatagagatggggtattcatattcgtatacgaatacccctgtaCAGCCACCACCTGCTCCACttttccttccaatcgctccagagcacctggtcagctagccactcgtcagccttgcagggagacaattctctccttctgccaggaatggTTAGCCGACCGGGCACTTTGGAGCGACTGGAAGGAAGAGCGGGACCGGCGCTGGCAGACATGTGAGTgaacggtctggccccaggggctggactctcattaactccagctgtgcgggagtatttgtatacaaataggaacatccccatctctacttataaaCATGCACACAACTTGAATATAAGCCAAGAGTTCTGAAAATTAAAATGACACAAAGCTTCATGGTACTTTAGCACAAGAACCTACATGGTGTGGATGGCTTCAGAATGTTTACAGTGTCCCTACAATTCTGAAGGTCCATCATCCATTTACTTTATTTTCAGTAATTTTAAAGCGATTTAAGCTACAAAAGTGCATTAGTGCAACAGCTACATGACAAAACTGCAAAGAACAACCTAGCATTTTCAAAACGAATACGTAAAGATCTTTTTAGGTGGCCGTATTTAAGTACCAAATCCAACAATGCTATCTTAAGTTGTCCTTACACCTCAGTAACGGATAACAGCACTAAATGCTTTGATAACTTACCTTTGTACATACTACACGAACAGCCACCTTCCACAGAGCAGAGGCATCTGAGCCTGGCTGCACTTCAAACAAGAGATGTTTGTCCTGGCCAGAACCCAGCTTTGCAGTCCTAAAAGTGTTTAgtactgtattaatttatttcacACTATGTATTATGAATGGAAACCATAAATcagtataaattaaatacatgGATTTGACACATGTACCTTTCAATAGAAGAACAAATTCAATACGTGTGCCTTAGAAACCTATAGCTTCTTTATATGCTactcttaatttccaacatacaCACTTTTTACCAGCAATTATTATTGCTCAGTCGTAATACATGAATCCCATTAAATACACCCATAACAGGACAGGACCCAGGTGACTTTCAAGCCCCATTAGCCCACTGAAACTTTCCCCTCATCTGTTTGGCAGCCCACTAATAGACATCATGGGCTGCTGTGCAGATAACTGAGACAATAAGAAGGCATTTCCAAAACTGTATGGAGGCTACCTCTGTCAATGTTTATCTAGATCCTCCATATCATCAATACCATGAATATACAGTCTTAGATTCCTGAAACAACAACTACCTGTGCCTTGTCACTGTCATTCCCTCTTTCTATTTTACAATAATTTAATCTTCTGGTTTTTCAATACAAAGGTTACAAATCTGTTCCAAAGTTTTCAAGAAACTCTCACACACACTTAGTTTAGTGAGAAGGACTGTAGACCAGTGACAGAGTGCACACTTTCCATGCCAATGGTTGGAAGTTAAATCCCTATTATATCTAGATAGGGCTGGAGAAGGCCCCTGCTTTAAACCTCGGAAAAACAGCTGCCTGTCAGTGTAAAGAATGCTGAGATAAATGGACAAGCTGTTTGACCCAGATAAAAGGTGATTTTGTATGCTTGCAGCTACAATAACATTTAATAGTTCTATTTCAACTCTGAGAAGCAGAAGTAGAGAATTTTAATAAtaactgtatgccatcaagtcagttctgatttatggcgaccttTTGCAGGTAGGGAATACACAgaaattgtttaccattcccttcttctgagggcagcttgcccaaggcccaaggctggctattctcccaggaggcatagggGATaactgaattctcaacctctggttccacagccaagtATCTATACTAATGAGTTATCTAGTCAGGTCAAACTTAAAACATTGTTGTGTAAGGTTAGCATGACACTGAATGTGCATGGAATTTGAATATACAAAGAGGCAGAATGAGAAGGGAATATTTTCCAACACACCTGATATGCTGAATTCACTTCTACTCTTTCATTTTATAGTCTATCAGCCTATATTTTCAAATACTCCAGTACTGAAAAGTTGGTTGTATTTCAGTTATTGGCTCAGCTGCCATTCCTGATTTGTAATGAATGTACACACAGTTAGTTTTGTCTCTCCTCTTTTGTTATGATTCACCAGATTGACTCCCTTGTACTGCAGCTGCACTGAATACCTTATCGGGGAAATAAGCCCTCCACGCCCAATTCCTGGCTGGGTTTGAAAAACATTATAACAACAAATTTGTTCAAATAAGTTCTGGCTGGCAGAAACTTGTAACACAATTTATTGTTAAGCCTTCAAAGACTTTTTCTTTGGTTACAACAGACTGAGATTACCCGTGGAACTTTGTAAGCACACACATTTCCTAGCTTGATATGGGTTCCTATAAATCACTTTATATATGAGAAATGAAAGAAACGATCCTATTGCATAGTGTAGTAAATCCCACTAGAGTAGGGCTACTGAATAAATGAGTAGTTAGTCAACACcaaaagtttcattgattcaaatgggcctactctgtgacATTAAATTGAGTCAGAGTAGGtctgtttgaatcaatgaaatgtacaTAGGTGTCGACGCATCAAACTCCAATAATTCAAGGAGCCTACTCTagagtgatttactacactaagcaaaggGATTTTAGTCATCCTGTACTTATTATCTTAACAAGTATTCATATGTAGAATAGATTTTTAAACACCTGAAGAACACAAAAGGGCTTAAGCATGAATTAAAAGGTGCACAGAATTTTCTAACTCCCCATAAGTCAACAAAACTACTGGAAATCCTTCACTCTGGACATGTGTGAAGCTTGATATTATTCAAATGCTGAAGTATTTTATAAACAGGATTAAACAAATGAGTAGAAATCTTACGTGTCATTAAGTTCTGCAACTCTCCCCAAAAACTCTTCGTACGTCAAAAAGCCACTTTCTCGAACCAGAGATACATGTTTGACCAATTTTTCTGGCAGCTTATTTATAACAGTGTGTGTCTGACTTGAGAGCTGCTGGCCCATGGTAAAATGCTTTAGCTCAACATCCGGGAAGAAAAGCCACTTCGTTCATTTGGAGAGTttctaagaaaaatatttttaaatgttctattaATATAAAAAGTTACCACTGCATTTGACTGTTATCAACCAAACCTTAGTACCAGAACAAGGAGGGGGCTCTATTTAACAGCTTACCTACTACAATTCTAAATGTAAGGAAAGAGTAGCAATCCTCATAAAGAGATCTTCTTTATAAAAATTGACAGTTAACTACATAGACTGAAACAGAATCCTTCCACTAACACAATGGAAATCATGGATGAATCAAATCCCTTCACAGGCTCTCCAGATATGCGCTGAAGGAGTTTGACGAAAAGAAGAGAAACTTACTGTACATGAGTGTGGCAGAGTAAGGTTGCAGACTGCCAATTAAGACATACAGCTCAAAAATACAGTGGATTCTGCTGGCAGCTAAGATAAGCATAAAGTTGACAAGGAGGCAAATGTAATTAGCTCCTCCTGAATACACTCTTCTTAAGTGCACAGAATACAATGACTGTCATTCACATTTGCCAATTCAAAAGCCAGTAAATAGAGAGTAGGCATCTCTTAATGGGGGAAGGAATTTGAAACTCATTCTAGTTAAGCCATGTGGAAAATAACAGTGTAGAGCAAGAACAGCTGACCATTAAGGAGAACGGCATCTAATAAACTAGACAGAGAAAATAACTTAAATTAGTCTTCAGAAAATACTATAATTTAGGCTACAACACATTTAACATGTGTTCTAATTTGCCGTTCTAATTTCTGAATTTCCATTTGAGTTTTATAATATCTGTTCAAAAACTAATTATCATATGATTTCAGAAATGGATGTCATGGTACTTTAGCCCCTAATTGCCAAGAAATACACAGATTAAAGGCTTCAGTGTGAGAATTGTTTAATTTCTAGAATGTACACACTGAGGGAAAACAATTTCACTTTGGGAACCAATGCAAATTGTAACAGCAATGCTCAATGTAAGCAGTTATTAACGCTGAAAAATGCTTTCATATTAACTGTCCATTTTGTAACCCTTTCATCTACTTTGCTGTTTGCATACATCAAATGTCGAGAAATTGCCTAAATTAAGTACAATCTTCCAACAACTCAGTTTCACAGGCCAAATTCCTTTACCTAAAAGGATGATGAattgctttttcattttaaataaataaaaacaaattttcatTAACGTAAAAGtttcaaaatatttcttaaagTGACATTCCACAAAGCACTGGAAATTTCATGTACCTGAAGACTGAATTTTTTTAACATATCCAATCTATGCTAATATATCTtgtgtgaaaaaaaataaaaaaaatacagaaacactTGTTTTCTGAGTAGAACCACCAAGCAGCTAGCAGAGTTTCTCTCGAATGCACCTTCTCCCACGTCCAGAGGTGACAGTTTCTGACTGTTGCTCAAAACACAACTTGGAACCAGGCAACAATAGACCAGCGGTAGAATCTAGCATTTCTCAAAGGGCCAAGTATTCACTCCGCGTACAGGCAACCGGCTGCCCTAGTCAAGCTTTGATAGATCTCTCTGATCAGCAGCAGAGAGACAAGGATTTCTTAACGGTGTAATAAGAATAGTAAGAACAAGAAAATATTCCTCTTAAATAAGGATCCTGAAACGAATAGGGGCGGCATTCCGTGCGGAGAGGACTAAGAGAACTTCATTCAGTTCACGGAGTCCATACTGACGGGGATCCGAATTCTTATATGTTTTACACGCTCTTTCTAATTCAGCACAGGGGTCTTGCTTGGCACATTTAGGGCACGTTCAATAAGAAACGGAGCCCGTCCCCGCCCGCCGAGGGGGCAGCAGAGAACAAAGAGCACAACAGCATCCTCTTCCCCAGTGCAGTTAGTCGGGAGGGCAGGCGGGTAGGTGGGTGAGGGGGGCTCCTCTCAACCACACAGCCACACCACGAGCTTGGGCAGGCGGTGAGGAGGCTCCACAAAACTTCGCAGGGCAACCCCGGCGCTTCCAAAAAGCCCGGGCACGCCTTCCCTCCCCTTGGGAGCCCCCCCCACCAGCCCATCTGTCAGCCTGCCGAGCCACCAGGACTGGGGCGAGGCACCCAGGAGGGCGATCGTGGCCCGAGAACCAGGGAAAGACACCCCACCTTCGGGCGAGCTCCATTTGGGGGCCCCGGCCGGGCTGGAAGGCGCCACACCCATCGCCGCCACCTCCCCTCAGAAAACCCAACCCGCCACGCCGCGCCCCCCCCCTCTCGCAGCGGCCGGCATCGGCAGCGCCGGAGGAAGGGACGGAGGGGAAAGCCGTGGGGTGgcagctgatgggggggggaggaaccaggGGAGGCGCCTCAGCGCCCCTAACCCTTTCCCCAGCCGGGAGTCCCGGCCACGGCGTCCCCAGAAGGGACACGGGGAGCGCTCCCCGTCGGTGTTCTCAAGCCTCGAGAGGAAAAAGGCGTTGCTgcccagcaggaggaggaagcagccacGACGGAAGCCTCACCCCCAAAACCCCGACATCCTGTTCCAGaactgcagccgccgccgccgcctccctccgAGCGCAGAGGCCTCCTTCTTCGTCCCCCCTCACAACAAGGCGAAGGCGCGGCATATGGACCAAACCGCTTTCCGTCGCGTTCGGATTATGCGTCACAGCCCCGTTTCACGTCTCCCCCACCCCggcccgctctctctctctctctctctctctcttgtgcccGGCTAGTTGCTAGGAGACCGGAAGAAGTTGCCGTCTGTTGGCGCTCTGCTCCCCAATTATTTGAAGGATGTACAGGCTTCTGGATATTTCCCTTTTGCCCAATATCACTGAAACAAATAATACAGCTTTATTACGTGCCAGCGGCCTTTAAACACTATTCAAAGTGAATTAAAAgactaaaaacaaaaaatagtgaAGGTGCTTCTTAAAACTCGATGCAGTTCCTGTTCTTCTGGGATGCGATGCAACAGGTACATAAGAACgtgagaagagccctgctggatcaggccaagggtccatctagtccagcttcctgtatctcagtggccccaccagatgcctctgggagcacatgagacaactagatacctgtctcctgatacccctgccTGGCATctagcatttggaggtaccttcctt
The Pogona vitticeps strain Pit_001003342236 chromosome 1, PviZW2.1, whole genome shotgun sequence genome window above contains:
- the RNF141 gene encoding RING finger protein 141, with the translated sequence MGQQLSSQTHTVINKLPEKLVKHVSLVRESGFLTYEEFLGRVAELNDTTAKLGSGQDKHLLFEVQPGSDASALWKVAVRVVCTKINKTSGIVEASRIMNLYQFIQLYNDITSQAAGVLSRMDASEGAAEDLSSVTSCQASLWMGRVKQLTDEEECCICMDGRADLILPCAHSFCQKCIDKWSGRHRNCPICRLQVTAANDSWVVSDAPTEEDIATYILNMVDEAGQPHRP